One Chryseobacterium wanjuense genomic region harbors:
- a CDS encoding glycoside hydrolase family 88/105 protein: MNFINNNIKAYTFAILGSGMFLACAQTKSAATSKPATEISKSGKVVPVNLKWSERMMLSEMHRFPESWMLDFSKSPKWTYPSAIVLDGAEKLYEKTGKKEYYDYVSSFGEKLIQEDGTILTYELDKYNIDLLNSGNVLLYLYEKEKKEKYLKALKMLRSQIDGQPRTSEGGFWHKKIYPYQMWLDGLYMGQPFYAHYTKDFAIGEEAAKAYNDVVLQFDLIQKHLVDKKTGLLYHAWDESKEQAWANKETGVSPNFWGRAMGWYGMAMVDVLDYLPKDHPGRAKLISYLKSYTDAIIKVQDKENGLWYQVLDKAGQKGNYTEATASSMFVYTIIKSVNNGYLPKSYKSYAKKGYDGIIKNLITVDENGVVNLNKCCAVAGLGGKPYRDGSYEYYVNEEIRSNDAKGTGPFILASIEFEK, translated from the coding sequence ATGAATTTCATTAACAACAATATAAAAGCATACACTTTTGCAATTTTAGGATCAGGAATGTTCCTGGCTTGTGCTCAAACAAAATCCGCAGCAACTTCAAAACCGGCAACCGAAATTTCAAAATCCGGAAAAGTAGTTCCCGTTAATTTAAAATGGTCGGAAAGAATGATGCTTTCGGAAATGCACCGCTTCCCCGAATCCTGGATGCTCGATTTCAGCAAAAGCCCGAAATGGACGTATCCATCAGCAATCGTTTTAGACGGCGCCGAGAAATTATATGAAAAAACGGGCAAGAAAGAATACTATGATTACGTCAGCAGTTTTGGCGAAAAATTAATTCAGGAAGATGGCACCATTCTTACCTATGAACTTGACAAATATAATATCGACCTACTCAATAGCGGAAATGTTCTTCTTTACCTTTATGAAAAAGAGAAAAAGGAAAAATATCTAAAAGCTTTGAAAATGCTTCGTTCGCAAATAGATGGACAGCCGAGAACATCAGAGGGCGGTTTTTGGCATAAAAAAATCTATCCTTACCAAATGTGGCTGGATGGCTTGTACATGGGACAGCCGTTTTATGCTCACTACACCAAAGATTTTGCAATAGGTGAAGAAGCAGCAAAAGCTTATAATGATGTTGTTTTACAGTTTGATTTGATTCAAAAACATTTGGTAGACAAAAAAACAGGTTTACTGTATCACGCTTGGGACGAAAGCAAAGAACAAGCCTGGGCAAACAAAGAAACCGGAGTTTCACCCAATTTCTGGGGAAGAGCCATGGGCTGGTACGGAATGGCAATGGTAGATGTGCTGGATTATTTACCGAAAGACCATCCGGGAAGGGCAAAATTGATTTCTTACTTAAAATCATACACCGATGCCATCATTAAAGTTCAGGATAAAGAAAACGGACTTTGGTATCAGGTGCTGGATAAAGCCGGACAAAAAGGAAATTACACCGAAGCTACGGCATCGTCGATGTTTGTTTATACAATCATCAAGTCGGTGAACAATGGTTATCTTCCAAAATCTTATAAATCTTATGCTAAAAAAGGCTACGACGGAATCATTAAAAACTTAATTACAGTTGATGAAAACGGAGTGGTAAATTTAAATAAATGCTGTGCAGTAGCCGGTTTAGGAGGAAAACCTTACAGAGACGGTTCTTACGAGTATTACGTAAACGAGGAAATTCGCTCCAATGATGCAAAAGGAACGGGACCATTCATTTTGGCAAGTATAGAGTTTGAAAAGTAA